The proteins below are encoded in one region of Paramisgurnus dabryanus chromosome 2, PD_genome_1.1, whole genome shotgun sequence:
- the LOC135783395 gene encoding E3 ubiquitin-protein ligase TRIM39-like: MAESLPTSPKLTRRRSMDEPTSLSSSSVCLTEELQCCICLDVFSDPVTTPCGHNFCRICLKQCWDNSQIYSCPYCKETFSKRPELNINTTLRQITLIFKERFSLRRSKVLCDVCDKRKLKALKSCLMCQTSYCKTHLDLHEKKSLKKHKLLDPVENIKDYICKKHKKPLELFCRDDQTCVCVFCTDGDHKNHNTVPLEEESKEKKTQLMKTQTDIQQMIQKRIKGIQDIKHSAELRKKSREQEKAESVELFKDMIRSIERCQTELLETMEEEEKQDEDLINNLEQEIAVLKRRDSELEEMTHSEDHLHLIQSWSSYIRTSDIMNKSDISTKTHVGVKTLKRARAQLQETLSEKLAENVSLRYSADDTEENQEDSRHQTLSRTQKMDATLDSDTAYPKLILSEDRKQVRTGDIQHELPDNPERFDRGICVLGKEGFTSGRFYFEVQVKDKTNWDLGVARESIKRKGSITLTPEDGFWTVALRKEKDYFACTEPCVSLSVKVKPQTVGVCVDYEEGLVCFYDVESRSHICSFFGQTFTEKLFPYFGPGLNDEGKNSAPLIISPILFKTNEFTSEI, translated from the exons ATGGCAGAATCTTTACCAACATCACCAAAACTGACCAGAAGAAGGAGTATGGACGAACCTACAT CTCTGTCATCCTCCAGTGTTTGCCTGACTGAAGAGCTtcagtgttgtatttgtctGGATGTGTTCAGTGATCCAGTCACCACTCCATGTGGACACAACTTCTGCAGGATCTGTCTGAAACAGTGTTGGGACAACAGTCAGATCTACAGCTGTCCATACTGTAAAGAAACATTCAGTAAAAGACCAGAGCTCAACATCAACACAACACTTAGACAGATCACACTGATCTTTAAGGAAAGGTTTAGTCTGAGAAGATCTAAAGTCCTCTGTGACGTCTGTGATAAAAGAAAACTGAAAGCCCTGAAGTCCTGCCTGATGTGTCAGACATCTTACTGTAAAACTCACCTGGACCTTCATGAGAAAAAGAGtttaaagaaacacaaactGCTGGATCCTGTGGAGAATATAAAGGACTATATATGTAAGAAACATAAGAAACCTCTGGAGCTCTTCTGTAGAGATGATCagacatgtgtttgtgtgttttgcacTGATGGAGATCACAAGAATCACAACACTGTTCCTCTAGAGGAGGAGAGTAAAGAGAAGAAG ACTCAACTGAtgaagacacagacagacattcAGCAGATGATCCAGAAGAGAATCAAGGGGATTCAAGACATCAAACACTCAGCAGAACTCAGAAAA AAAAGCAGAGAGCAGGAGAAAGCAGAGAGTGTTGAGCTCTTCAAGGACATGATCAGATCCATTGAGAGATGTCAGACTGAGCTGCTGGAGACAATGGAGGAGGAAGAGAAACAGGATGAAGATCTCATTAATAATCTGGAGCAGGAGATCGCTGTGCTGAAGCGGAGAGACAGTGAGCTGGAGGAGATGACACACAGTGAAGATCATCTTCATCTTATACAg TCATGGAGtagttatatt AGAACTTCAGACATCATGAACAAGTCTGACATCAGTACGAAGACTCATGTGGGTGTGAAGACTCTAAAGAGAGCTCGGGCTCAACTACAAGAGACTCTTAGTGAGAAACTTGCTGAAAATG TGTCACTCAGATATTCAGCAGATGATACAGAAGAGAATCAAGAAGATTCAAGACATCAAACACTCAGCAGAACTCAGAAAA TGGATGCAACTCTGGATTCTGATACAGCTTATCCAAAACTCATCCTGTCTGAAGATAGAAAACAAGTGAGAACTGGAGACATTCAACATGAGCTCCCAGATAATCCAGAGAGATTTGATAGAGGTATCTGTGTCCTGGGAAAAGAGGGATTCACCTCAGGGAGATTTTATTTTGAGGTTCAGGTGAAGGACAAAACTAACTGGGATTTAGGAGTGGCCAGAGAATCTATTAAGAGAAAGGGATCGATCACACTGACTCCTGAAGATGGATTCTGGACTGTGGCTCTGAGAAAGGAGAAAGATTATTTTGCCTGTACTGAACCctgtgtctctctgtctgtgaaAGTGAAACCACAGACGgttggtgtgtgtgtggattATGAGGAGGGTTTGGTTTGTTTTTATGATGTAGAGTCCAGGTCTCATATCTGCTCTTTCTTTGGTCAAACTTTCACTGAGAAACTCTTTCCTTACTTTGGCCCAGGTCTTAATGATGAAGGTAAAAATTCAGCTCCTCTGATCATCTCACCAAttctttttaaaacaaatgaattTACATCTGAAATATAA